The Shewanella halotolerans region GTGGCCTTGTCGGTTTCCAGAGTGATCAGGCCTTGGTCGGCCTCAATCACATCACCGGCAGCGACCAATACCTCGATAACATCGACGTCAGACGCATCGCCGATATCGGGCACGCTAATCTCTTTCACTTCGATGCTGGCAGCTGCCGCTGGTGCAGCCTCTGCACTTGGTGCTGGAGCCGCGCTTGCCGCAGGAGCCGCAGCTTCACCGCCGCTCACCTCAAGCATCAGGACCAGAGAGCCTTGAGAGACCTTGTCGCCAACGGCCACTTTCATCTCTTTCACGACACCTGCAGCCGGCGCTGGTACTTCCATGGTCGCCTTGTCGGTTTCCAGGGTAATAAGCCCTGTGTCGACATCTATGCTGTCGCCCACGGCCACCAGCACTTCGATGACGTCGACATCTGAGGCATCGCCAATATCTGGCACTGTCACTTCGATGACTTGTGCTGACGCTGGCGCCGCAGCAACAGGGGCCGCCGGAGCAGGCGTAGCCGGTGCTGCTGCAGGAGCCACTTCGGCTGCCGCTGGTGCAGGCTCGGCGGCCTGCGCCTCACCTGCTTCCATCATAGCGATAAGTGTGCCTTCAGAGACGGTATCACCTACGGCGACCTTGATCTCAGCAAGTTTACCGGCGAAAGGCGCAGGAATATCCATGGTCGCCTTGTCGCTTTCAACGGTAATGATCGATTCTTCGGCGGCGAGGGTATCGCCCACCGCAGCACAGATCTCGATAACCTGTACTTCATCCCCACCGATATCGGGGACTAAAACTTCTTTTAATTCAGCCATGCTCTATCCCCTTACGCGAACTGTGGGTTGATCTTGTCAACATCGATGCCGTACTCGGCAATTGCTTGCGAGAGTACTTCAACTGGCAACTCGTTGCGGTCAACCAGCGACTTCAGTGCGGCGATCACGATGAACTTGGCGTCCACTTCGAAGTGGTGACGCAGGTTCTCGCGGCTGTCACTACGGCCGAAACCGTCAGTACCCAGCACCTTGTAGTCGGTAGGAACATAGGCGCGTAGCTGCTCGCCATATATCTTCATATAGTCGGTAGCAACAACGGCTGGTGAATCGCTAGACAGCACCTGGCTGATATAAGCCTGCTTAGGCGTCTCGGTTGGGTGCAGCATGTTGTAACGCTCTGCCGCCTGACCGTCGCGAGTCAGCTCGTTGAAGCTGGTCACGCTGAATACATCTGACGAGATACCGAAGTCTTTCGCCAGCGCCTGCGCCGCCTTGCGAACTTGTTCAAGGATGGTGCCACAGCCCATTAGCTGTACCTTACCCTTACCGCTACCTGAAACTGATTCCAGCTTGTAGATACCCTTGACGATACCTTCCTCGGCACCCTCTGGCATCTCAGGCTGAACATAGTTTTCGTTCATCGTAGTCAGGTAGTAGAAGATATCTTCCTGGTTTTCGCCATACATGCGACGGATACCGTCTTGAACGATAACCGCAATCTCATAACCATAGGTTGGGTCGTAAGAGATACAGTTAGGGATAGTGTTAGCCAATACGTGGCTGTGACCATCCTGATGCTGCAGACCTTCGCCGTTCAGGGTAGTACGGCCCGATGTACCACCAACCATGAAGCCACGAGCACGCATATCACCTGCCGCCCATGCCATGTCGCCAATACGTTGGAAACCAAACATAGAGTAGTAGATGTAGAATGGGATCATTGGCATATCGTTAACCGAGTAGCTGGTCGCCGCAGACACCCAAGAAGACATGGCGCCAAGCTCGTTGATACCCTCTTGCAGTACCTGGCCTGACTTATCTTCACGGTAGTAAGCCACCTGATCCGAGTCTTGTGGTACGTACTTTTGTCCTTCGTGAGCATAGATACCCACCTGACGGAACAGACCTTCCATACCGAAGGTACGCGCCTCATCCGGGATAATAGGGACAATGTTCTTACCTATCTTCTTATCTTTCAGCAGCGCAGTCAGAATACGGACGAACGCCATGGTGCTTGAGATCTCACGACCGTTAGAGCCCTTGAGGATAGAGTCGAAGATCTTCAGTGAAGGTACTTCGAGATCTTCAGAGAACTTCTGACGGCGAGCCGGCATAGAACCGTGCAGCGCGGCGCGGCGTTCCTGAAGGTACTTCACCTCTTCCGAATCTGGACCTGGGTGATAGAAAGGGATCTCTTCTAGCTTGTCGTCAGGGATCGGGATATTGAAGCGATCGCGGAAGTAACGTACGGCGCTAATGTCCATCTTCTTAACGTTGTGCGCGATGTTCTTACCTTCACCGGCATCACCAAGACCATAACCTTTAACTGTCTTAGCCAGGATAACGGTTGGACGGCCCTTGGTGTTCTTAGCGTGTTGCAGCGCGGCATAGATCTTCACTGGATCGTGACCACCACGGTTGAGGCGCCAGATGTCGTCATCAGACATGTTAGCAACCATCTCGGCGGTTTCAGGGTACTTACCGAAGAAGTGCTCACGGGTATAAGCGCCACCTTTGGCCTTACAGTTTTGGTATTCGCCATCGACGGTTTCTTCCATCAACTGCAGCAGCTTACCGCTGGTGTCGCGAGCCAATAGCGGATCCCAGTAGCGACCCCAGATGACCTTAGCCACTTCCCAGCCAGCGCCGCGGAATTCGCCTTCAAGCTCTTGAATGATCTTGCCGTTACCACGTACAGGGCCATCGAGACGCTGCAGGTTACAGTTAACGATGAAGACCAGGTTGTCCAGTTCTTCACGAGCGGCCAGACCGATAGCACCTAGCGTTTCTGGCTCGTCACACTCACCATCACCCAGGAAGCAGTATACGGTTTGCTCAGAGCAATCTTTCAGACCACGGTCGGTCAGGTATTTCAGGAAACGAGCCTGATAAATCGCCTGAATTGGACCCAGACCCATAGAAACCGTTGGGAACTGCCAGTAGTCAGGCATCAACTTAGGGTGTGGGTAAGATGATAGACCCTTGCCGTCCACTTCCTGACGGAAGTTAGCCAGTTGATCTTCAGTCAGGCGACCTTCGAGGAAAGAGCGTGCATAGATACCAGGAGCGATATGGCCCTGGAAGTAAACCAGATCACCGCCATCCTTCTCGTTTGGTGCACGGAAGAAGTGGTTGAAGCAAACATCGTAAATGGTTGCACTAGAGGCGAAACTGGAAATGTGACCACCCAGCTCAAGATCTTTCTTCGAACCACGCAGTACCATGGCCAGGGCGTTCCAACGAATGATGGCGCGAATGCGACGCTCCATCTCTTGGTTACCTGGCATATGAGGTTCCTGACCAGCAGGAATTGTGTTGAGGTAGGCGGTGGTCGCCTTATAAGGCAGATGTGTACCGTTACGACGAGCCTTGTCGATTAGCTTCTCAAGAAGAAAATGAGCACGTTCCGGACCTTCTTGCTCTAATACGGCTTGTAATGAATCGACCCACTCTTGAGTCTCTAACGGATCTAAATCTTGCAGCATATGTTCAGACATTTCGCAGTCCTTCCCTATATACATTAATTGTATGAATTGAATAATAAAAAGTGGCGGTTAGACCTAAGCCTACACACCACTCTTCAAACGGCGCAGACTACGCTGCAACCGGCTATCTTCTTCCCTCACCGACAACATCACTTCCTCAATGTAGCTTAGATGCTCGTTTGAGGCTTCTCTTGCGGCTTCGGGATCACGACGGACGATGGCGGCAAGAAGATCTTGCCTATGCTCGTTCGCCATTTTAGAGGCATCAGCTCTGCGCTTTAGCAACTCTAGGTTTTGCGCCACATTCTTATGCAACACGGGAGATAAACTCAGTACCAAGTGCAGCATAGCCACGTTGTGAGAAGCTTCGGCAATGGCGCGATAAAAACACACGATCGCCTCTGCCTTCGCCTCGATGTCAGACGCAGCTTCTACCGCTTGGATTTTTTCTTTGATGTTTTGCATGTCGGCATCGGTACCCCGAAGCGCCGCAAAATAGGCCATCATGCCTTCAGTGGCGTGACGAAACTCGAGAAGATCGTACTGACTCTCAGAATCGCTGTGCATCAGCTCCACAATAGGATCGGCAAGACTCTGCCAAAGTTGCTCTTTGACATAGGTTCCACCGCCTTGACGACGCAGCAGCAGGCCTTTTGCTTCTAACTTTTGAATTGCTTCACGAAGAGATGGTCGAGAGACTTCGAATTGCAGTGCCAATTCACGCTCTGGTGGTAACTTCTGACCCGGTTGCAGACTCCCCTCCAGGATCATCTGCTCCAGCTGATTCATGATCACGTCAGAAATTTTTGGCTGGTTGATTTTGCTATAAGCCATATGGCCCTCAGCTCCTATTGTAAATTGGTCTTACCAATTTAATTGACTGAGCGCACTTTATCAAATCACATTTCAGATGTCCAGTTCGTGATCTGCTTCATGTAAACTCACGATTTGTGAGAATAGCTTATATTTATGATTAAGGGGTCTGACCATTGCTCCAAACACCTAGGGTCGTACTCGAGTAGAAGCAAGGAGGCGAGTCAGGCGCTAGATAGCCGCCGGTCTCGCCCAGTCCCTACACTACCACCCCGAAGATCGTCAGCAAAGAGAGACCGATCACGAGTAAGATAAAGTTTCGCTTACTCAACTGTAGCAAAGAGATGGTCGATTGGACGCAAATTGGTGTAGGTGAATTAAATTCAACTGTCTCTGCCGCTAGGGCAACCTCTGAGACCACATCTCGCGCCGGGCAGCGCCAGCACAGTGCCTGCTGGCGCCAACGGCTAAATGCCAGCGAAAAGTGGCCGCTTAGTACGTAACCCAGCGCGATCAGGCGGCTCGGCAGCCAGTCTAGTAGCATCAAGGCGGTATCCACTAAGGGAAGATCCGCGCCTCGGCTCTTGGCATCGTCAGAGAAATAACGCACGGTACAGTAAAGCACGGCACCGGCCGGTCCGAAGAAGATAAGGTATAAGGCCACGGCACCATAGAAGCGGTAATTGAGCCAGGCAACGGTTTGCCCGACCTTTTCACCTAGGTCTTGCTCTGAAACGGCATTGAGTGACACATAAGGGTCGAGCTCATCGGCAAAATGATAACAGGCCTGGGCATCGCCGCGACAGGCTGCCTGTATATATTGTTTGAAGACTTGACGCTGTTTGAGATGACTGAAACAGAGAATCGACACTCCGACCCAGAGCCCGAGGCTCAACAGCCCCCAAAACATGCCAGCCACGAACCAGGCCAGCACTTGGACGGCTATCGCCGGCAGAATCAGCGCAATCGCCATCATAAGGTCATTGGTTAGCTGCTTGCGACCAAAGAAACTCTTGGCATACAAGGCTAATAGGGTTTCTAGCTGCCATGCCTGGGGTAATAGCTTGAGGCGCTCAATCATGATCGCCAACAATAAGGAAAACAGTGCCATCTTACTCCCCTCTCCCTTCCATCTGATTATTGTGTTTGTCGGTCAACTAAACGGTTTTATTCAGTCACTAGGCTGGCGCGATATCTGTGCCAGTCGAAACTCTCGCCCGGATCTGTCTTACGCCCAGGAGCGATATCACAATGCCCGAGGATAAGATTTCTATTGAGCATAGGATATGCGTCAAACAAGACCAAGGTTAATTGCGTGAGCCGCTCATACTGCTCATCGGTATAGGCAAGGCTGTCAGTACCTTCGAGCTCTATACCTATGGCAAAGTCGTTACAACCCGTTCGCCCTGCAAACGAGGAGACGCCGGCATGCCAGGCGCGATCATCACAGCTGACATACTGCACCAACTCGCCATCTCGCCGGATCAGAAAATGCGCCGAGACTTCTAATCCTTGTAGGTCGCAAAAACTCTCATCGGCTTGAGTATCCAAACAACCTTGAAAAAGCTGGTCGATATAGGGCAAACCAAACCGGCCAGCAGGCAGGCTGATATTGTGGATCACCAGCAGGCTCACCTCATCATCTGGACGGGCATTAAAATGTGGCGAGACACACTGTCGACACTCTCGAATCCAACCTTTATGCAATGTCATGTTACCCACAGACCAATCTACCTCCAAACAATATCAAGCCGTTAGCACTTTAACCCAATTCGGATGATAGCCGCCAGTCACACGAGACCAATGATTACAAATCGGCACAAATTGCGTCTATCTTCACCGCGTAATGCTAAATATCCCTGCTTTTTCAATCAGGGATTTGTTACTATTAACGGCATATAGCTAAGTGCTCGCAGCCTTTGAATCAAGAGAGATAACCCATTCGAGCTTAAGTGTAATACCAATCACAGTAAGTATGTGATCAGAAATAGCGCAGAAAAAACGCTTGAGAACAAAGCAAGATTTTTAGATAAGCAGTTATTCTACAATTAAAAATATTAATGTAGTTATCGAGCGTTTTAACAAGCTAGAATGATCAATTGTTTATTACGATTGGTATAAGCTCAGGGAATGCGGCGAGCCGCCATGAGGAAAGAAAGATGCTGGAAAATGACATTAGATTAGCCGTCAAAGTCGCACTCGAAGAAGATTTAGGTTTTCAGGCCGATTCAAATCTTACCGCCGAAGAAAAGTTAAGCCTGGATATCACGGCTCAGCTTATTCCTAGTGATAAGTATGCACAGGCTAGCTTGATCACCCGCGAAGAAGGGGTCTTTTGTGGTAAGGCCTGGGCAGAACAAGTCTTTAACCAGCTAGGTGGTGAAGTTGCCTTGCACTGGCATGTGGACGATGGCGATCTCGTCTTACCAAACCAAGTGTTATGTGAAATGTCAGGTTCCGCCCGAGCCATCCTGACCGGTGAGCGCACCGCGATGAACTTCATCCAGACACTATCTGGCGTTGCCACCCTAACCAAACTCTATGTCGACAGACTGGCGGGCACTCACTGCAAGCTATTAGATACCCGCAAGACTATTCCGGGTCTACGCACGGCACAAAAATATGCCGTCACCTGCGGCGGTGGCAAGAACCATCGTATAGGTCTGTTCGATGCCTTCCTGATCAAGGAAAATCACATCATGGCCAGTGGCTCAATTGCCTCTGCAATTAATGCCGCCCGTAGGCTTGCCAGCGACAAGCTAGTGGAGGTCGAAGTCGAAAGCATAGATGAACTCAAGCAGGCGCTCGACGCAGGCGCCGATATCGTTATGCTCGACAATTTTGACGTCACCATGATGATAGAGGCGGTAGAGCTAAATAATAGCTATAACGAAAACCAGCGGGTAAAACTCGAGGTATCGGGCAACGTGACGCTAGACACCATCTCAGATTATGCCAAGACAGGCATAGACTACATCTCGGTCGGAGCCCTAACCAAACACGTCAAGGCACTGGATTTGTCGCT contains the following coding sequences:
- the aceE gene encoding pyruvate dehydrogenase (acetyl-transferring), homodimeric type; the encoded protein is MSEHMLQDLDPLETQEWVDSLQAVLEQEGPERAHFLLEKLIDKARRNGTHLPYKATTAYLNTIPAGQEPHMPGNQEMERRIRAIIRWNALAMVLRGSKKDLELGGHISSFASSATIYDVCFNHFFRAPNEKDGGDLVYFQGHIAPGIYARSFLEGRLTEDQLANFRQEVDGKGLSSYPHPKLMPDYWQFPTVSMGLGPIQAIYQARFLKYLTDRGLKDCSEQTVYCFLGDGECDEPETLGAIGLAAREELDNLVFIVNCNLQRLDGPVRGNGKIIQELEGEFRGAGWEVAKVIWGRYWDPLLARDTSGKLLQLMEETVDGEYQNCKAKGGAYTREHFFGKYPETAEMVANMSDDDIWRLNRGGHDPVKIYAALQHAKNTKGRPTVILAKTVKGYGLGDAGEGKNIAHNVKKMDISAVRYFRDRFNIPIPDDKLEEIPFYHPGPDSEEVKYLQERRAALHGSMPARRQKFSEDLEVPSLKIFDSILKGSNGREISSTMAFVRILTALLKDKKIGKNIVPIIPDEARTFGMEGLFRQVGIYAHEGQKYVPQDSDQVAYYREDKSGQVLQEGINELGAMSSWVSAATSYSVNDMPMIPFYIYYSMFGFQRIGDMAWAAGDMRARGFMVGGTSGRTTLNGEGLQHQDGHSHVLANTIPNCISYDPTYGYEIAVIVQDGIRRMYGENQEDIFYYLTTMNENYVQPEMPEGAEEGIVKGIYKLESVSGSGKGKVQLMGCGTILEQVRKAAQALAKDFGISSDVFSVTSFNELTRDGQAAERYNMLHPTETPKQAYISQVLSSDSPAVVATDYMKIYGEQLRAYVPTDYKVLGTDGFGRSDSRENLRHHFEVDAKFIVIAALKSLVDRNELPVEVLSQAIAEYGIDVDKINPQFA
- the pdhR gene encoding pyruvate dehydrogenase complex transcriptional repressor PdhR; this translates as MAYSKINQPKISDVIMNQLEQMILEGSLQPGQKLPPERELALQFEVSRPSLREAIQKLEAKGLLLRRQGGGTYVKEQLWQSLADPIVELMHSDSESQYDLLEFRHATEGMMAYFAALRGTDADMQNIKEKIQAVEAASDIEAKAEAIVCFYRAIAEASHNVAMLHLVLSLSPVLHKNVAQNLELLKRRADASKMANEHRQDLLAAIVRRDPEAAREASNEHLSYIEEVMLSVREEDSRLQRSLRRLKSGV
- the ampE gene encoding beta-lactamase regulator AmpE, translating into MALFSLLLAIMIERLKLLPQAWQLETLLALYAKSFFGRKQLTNDLMMAIALILPAIAVQVLAWFVAGMFWGLLSLGLWVGVSILCFSHLKQRQVFKQYIQAACRGDAQACYHFADELDPYVSLNAVSEQDLGEKVGQTVAWLNYRFYGAVALYLIFFGPAGAVLYCTVRYFSDDAKSRGADLPLVDTALMLLDWLPSRLIALGYVLSGHFSLAFSRWRQQALCWRCPARDVVSEVALAAETVEFNSPTPICVQSTISLLQLSKRNFILLVIGLSLLTIFGVVV
- the ampD gene encoding 1,6-anhydro-N-acetylmuramyl-L-alanine amidase AmpD produces the protein MTLHKGWIRECRQCVSPHFNARPDDEVSLLVIHNISLPAGRFGLPYIDQLFQGCLDTQADESFCDLQGLEVSAHFLIRRDGELVQYVSCDDRAWHAGVSSFAGRTGCNDFAIGIELEGTDSLAYTDEQYERLTQLTLVLFDAYPMLNRNLILGHCDIAPGRKTDPGESFDWHRYRASLVTE
- the nadC gene encoding carboxylating nicotinate-nucleotide diphosphorylase; protein product: MLENDIRLAVKVALEEDLGFQADSNLTAEEKLSLDITAQLIPSDKYAQASLITREEGVFCGKAWAEQVFNQLGGEVALHWHVDDGDLVLPNQVLCEMSGSARAILTGERTAMNFIQTLSGVATLTKLYVDRLAGTHCKLLDTRKTIPGLRTAQKYAVTCGGGKNHRIGLFDAFLIKENHIMASGSIASAINAARRLASDKLVEVEVESIDELKQALDAGADIVMLDNFDVTMMIEAVELNNSYNENQRVKLEVSGNVTLDTISDYAKTGIDYISVGALTKHVKALDLSLRLKD